The DNA segment GCCGGGCCCGCCCCGAGCGCCGGCCCCGTGCAGAGCGCCCAGCCACTCGCCGTCACCCGCCCCCTGCGGGCCGCCGTGCCCCCGAAGGCCCGCGTCGACTGGGTGCGGGGCGACGCCATGGCCCTGCCGTTCGGTGCCGTGTTCGACCTGGTGGTGAGCTTCGGCGCCTTCGGCCACTTCCTGCCCTCCATGCGGCCCGAGCTCTTCGCCCAGGTCAAGAAGGTGCTGCGGCCGGGCGGCCGGTTCGTCTTCCCGGTGGTCGCGCCCGCGAGGCCCGGCAGCCCGGGCTACTGGATGCTGCTCGCCTTCGACGTCGCCATGCGGGTCCGCAACGCGCTGTGGCGCCCGCCGTTCGTCATGTACTACCGCACCTTCCCGCCCGCGCAGGTCTGCCGGGATCTCGCGCAGGCCGGGTTCGAGGTCCGGCTGCGCGCCCTTCCCGAGCTCGGTTTCAGGCCCGACGGCAGCCCCCGCTGCGGGCTGGTGGTGGCCACGCTGCCGGGCGGACGGTGAGCCGGGCGGGGCCACAGGAGGAGGCGGCCCCGCCGCCCTTCAGCCCGCCTCGGCCGCCAGGCCGATGCCCGTGGACCCGGGGCTCCGGTCGACCGCCTCGAAGAGCCGGTTGACCGGCCTCGGCAGCCCGTAGTGCTCGCGCA comes from the Streptomyces sp. TS71-3 genome and includes:
- a CDS encoding class I SAM-dependent methyltransferase; amino-acid sequence: MFVPEGPTVRELAVQALSSVERGYDLLAPKFDLTPFRTPDAVLDAVARALRPLGPFGRGMDLCCGTGAGMDVLAQVCRESITGVDLSAGMLVQGRATWPRARRGTPPQPWPAPAAGPAPSAGPVQSAQPLAVTRPLRAAVPPKARVDWVRGDAMALPFGAVFDLVVSFGAFGHFLPSMRPELFAQVKKVLRPGGRFVFPVVAPARPGSPGYWMLLAFDVAMRVRNALWRPPFVMYYRTFPPAQVCRDLAQAGFEVRLRALPELGFRPDGSPRCGLVVATLPGGR